The following is a genomic window from Saccopteryx bilineata isolate mSacBil1 chromosome 4, mSacBil1_pri_phased_curated, whole genome shotgun sequence.
GTGAAGAATTTGAGATCAGACATCCAGGATGGGCCTGGCCCTGCACCCAGAGACAGGGACCTTcaaagagacagaggagaaggagacacagacacagaggagaagccacgTGGGGATGGAGGCAGAGACGGGAGGGAGGTGGCCACCAGCCCGGGGACgcctggagccccaggagctgggagaggcaggagggaccccccccccccctggagCCTCCGGACCTCCGAGGTAGAAAGTTGATACTCAGAGAATCTTTTTGGAGGAATTACATTGTTGCCACATAGTTAGCAAAAGTTACATTGTTActatgcagagagagagagaggctggggtggCTGTGTCCACACTGAAGGGAGAGAGTTGTTTTTCTTGTTATTCCTGACAGGACACAGTGTAACAACCTCGCAGAGCACTGACACTGTATCAGCTGTTGTAGGTAATCTCACAGATGTAATCTATAATGGAAGGGCGTGTACAGGTTGCATGCAAACACGAGGGTCATTTTACATAAGGGACAGGAGCGTGGAGGGATTTGGTATTGGAGGAGCGTCTTGGAGCCAATCCCACATGGACAGCTGTGCGCACAGAGGTGAGCACACCACACaggtgcagacacacacacacacacacacacacacacgctctgtTCAGAGGTTCAGCCAAGTGCTGACCTGAAGTCAAGCCCACAGCTAGCCCTCACCTGGCACAAAGCTGACCCGGTCTGTCTGCGGTCCATCGGGTTGAAACCCCATGACGTCCTTGATGATCTCCGGGAGGTCCATCACGGTCACCGTCAGACCTGGGTACTCCCGGGCCAGCACGTGGGCCAGGGCACCCGTGCAGCCTGTGGGAGGCAAGCACACACCTTCCAGCCTCCCCTTCCTGGTGCTTAGGAAGCCCTGGGTGTGCGGCCGAAGGTGGACCTCAGCCAGGCCAGACaatgatctagagcaggggtcgggaagctttctggctgagagagccatgaatgccacagattttaaaatgtcattccatgagagccatacaacgacccgtgtacgttatacattatccaataaaaatctggtgttgtcccggaggacagctgtgattggctccagccacccgcaaacatgaacatgagcggtaggaaatgaatggattgtaatacgtgagaatgttttatctttttaacgttattatttttttttattaaagatttgtctgcgagccagaggcagccatccaaagagccacatctggtctgacctgtggtggcgcagtggataaaacgtcgacttggaaatgctgaggtcgccggttcgaaaccctgggcttgcctggtcaaggcacagatgggagttgagagttgatgcttccagctcctccccgccttctctctctgtctctcctctctctctctctctctctctgtctctccctctcctctctaaaatgaataaataaaataaaaaataaaaaactaagggggaaaaaaaaaagccgcatctggctcgcaagccataggttcccgacccctgatctagaacatgCTATGAGATAAAGCCAGCTGGTCGTGGACACGGCTGGTGTTTCCCGTGGGGTTTGAAGCCTCCCAAAGTCAAGACCATGCAAGATGGTAAGTAATCAGGCGAACAGAGTCTAATGGGGGAATCCCGAGGGTAAAGCTACAGGGGGACCCCCtaaccttcccttctccctccctgtgtgGAAATGGAGATGCAACAGCCAGTGTGCCCTGGCAGCCACTCTGGGCCACGAGGCAGGGCGTGTGGAGAGCATGGGGAAAGGCCAGCTGGCACCTCAGGAGTCCTCATGGACCCTGATTCCGTTACAACCCCCCGAGCAGGCGCccgttcctcctccctccctcgtcTCGTGTAAGGACCCGCAGCAGCATGGCGTGGAGCGGAGCACGGCGTCACCAGACCTGAGGAGACGGGGACAGAGATCTCCAGGTTTCCCTCCCTGACTCAGCAGCCACCAGAAAGAACCCCATCACCCTCTACGTGGGCCCTGGGTTGTCCCCATGACCTCCTAGCAGGTCAGAGTTTCTGTCCGAGGCCCTACTGTCCCCACTCTggccaaatctctctctctctctctctctctctctctctctctctgtctctccctctcctctctaaaatgaataatggtTTTGGGGAGTTTATAAAGAGAGAGAACTGTTTTTCAAGTGTGATGAGCAAGTAAGgcacttgtggggtttttttgggtttttttttctttttgtatttttctgaagctgaaaacggggaggcagtcagactcctgcatgcgcccgactgggatccaccaggcacgcccaccagggggcgacgctctgcccctccggggcgtcgctctgtcgcgaccagagccactccagcgcctggggcagaggccaaggagccatccccagcgcccaggccaactctgctccaatggagccttggctgcaggaggggaagagagagacagagaggaaggagagggggaggggtggagaagcagatgggtgcctctcctgtgtgccctggccgggaatcgaacccaggactcctgcacgccaagcagacgctctaccactgagccgacacAACAGATACACGGAGCCAACGGCACTCCTGGTTcctggcggggcggggggggggtggagggggtgtgTACGCACCTCCCAGGTCGCAGGCGGACGAGAACCGAGACAGGTCGAAGGCCGTGGCCACCCTGCGAGCGGTCACCTTGCTGAGGCTGTGCACGGCCCGCATGAACTGCAGCTGACTGTCCTGGTTCCGGGACAATGAGTCCTAGAGCAGAGCAGGGTGTGAGCctccttctcagtctctctctcctccgtctccctcacccccacccgtctctgttgctctctctctctctctctctctctctcagcaggACACGGCAGCCCAGCCTGGCTCCTGCCATCTCACCATGGCCTCAGCTGTCCCTTTCCTGGCCGGAGCCACTGCCTCCAGCCTCGCTGGTCCACAGGGCACTGACCGGCCAGTCCCCCCCTACAGCGTGGTCTGAGCATTCTTCCAGCTGGACAGTCCAGCTGGTCTTTCCTCTCTGGCACGCACCAGAGCTCACCACTCCTCGGTCCCCCCCTGACCCCCAGTGTGGTGGCCGCCTCTCATACACAATCCCAGGCACTTGTCTCTCTGATTCTATGCCTCTCACTGTCTACGatgtctctttttgtctctgcctctctgatgtctctctctctctctctgtctagtCTCTGTcttgtccctctgcctctctgcctctctctgtctctgcctctctctccccgccACAGGTGAACGAAGACTCACGCTCCATCAAACTCATTTCTGCGTCCTGCACAAATTGGAACTGACCACCTCGTCAGTGGTCTGCCCTCAGCAGCCCCCGCAGGGGAACGGCTGTGACCCGCCACCCTAAGCCACCATCCGTACTGCCCTGAACCACAGGCCCACGCTTGAAAAGGCCCTCCTAGGACAAACAGCATCTTGCAATGTCAACCCCAGAAGAGTCTCTCTGGAAGGAGGGGACCGGGAGAGAGAGACCTTGTAGGAACTACTGGTACAAAAAATGGCATTAATTCTGTGTAACCTGCTGGACCCCTTTCCGAGAAGAATTCTCTCTTCAGGCCCCGTACCCCTCTGAAATGTTCAGGGGCCGTGAGCAGCCAGAACGCGTGCCACCCGTCACTGTCCCTCCCACCCTGGCCATCGCTGCTGCTGTGAGGATTCCTGGTGTCAAGAGGACAGATGCTCGGTGTCTTCCCGAGTCTCAGGGGGGGGACCCtaaccttcccttctccttccctgtgTGGAAATGGAGATGCAATGGCTGGTGCCCTGGCAGCCACTCTGGGCCACGAGGAGGAAGGGCGTGTGCCCCAGGACAGAGATGGGTCCCCCTCCGCAGTGGTCCTTTCCCCAGACCCAGGGGCGTGGAAGAGAAGGTCCTCCCACACTACCTGACACAGGTCTTCCCCTGCGTGCCCCGCAGGCCAGTGGCTCTGCATGGATCCATCCCGGAGGGGCGCCTCCAGGTGGGTGTAGAGATGCCAGGTGTGGCGATGGTGGTGCATGATCAAGCCGTGGAGTGAGTCCTCGCCTTTCGACAGCAGGTACCGGTCGGCCAGCTCCGTGTTGCTGTAGCCTGAAGAGGCACATGATGCCCTCACGGCAACGCCCAAGCTGACTTGCCGACAGGGGACCATCCGCAGGGCCCTCTGCTCGGAGACCATGCTTAAGAATCTCGTTCTATTCAGCAAACACAtattttcatccatccatctatctatccatccatcatccatccatccatccatttatccatcatccatccatccacctacctatccactcatccatcatccatccatccatccatcagtcCATCaactatccacccatccacccatccaccatccatccacccattcatccatccacccatccatccacccatccatcatccatccattcatcatctatttatctatccatctacccatctatctacccatccatcatccatccatccatcatctattcatccacccatccattcatccatcatccacccattcaccattcatccatccatcaatccatcaaccacccatccacccatccatcatccatccacccatccattcatccatcatccacccattcaccattcatccatccatcaatccatcaaccacccatccacccatccatcatccatccatccatccatccatccatcatccacccattcaccatccatccacatatccatccatcatctatccatccatcgtccatccatccacctacctatccactcatctatccatccatccatccacctacctatccactcatccatcatccatccatccatcaactatccacccatccacccatccatccatccaccatccatccacccatccatccatctatccatccatccacccatccatcatccatccattcatcatctatttatctatccatctacccatctatctacccatccatcatccatctatccatcatctattcatccacccatccattcatccatcatccacccattcaacattcatccatccatcaatccatcaaccacccatccacccatccatcatccatccatccacccatccatcatccatccactcatcatctatttatctatccatctacccatctatctacccatccatcatccatccatctattatccatccatccatccatcatccacacattcactatccatccatccacgtatccatccatcatctatccatctctccacccatccatcatccatctatccatcatctattcatccacccatccatccatccatcatccacccattcaccatccatctacccatccacccatccatcatccatccatccatcatccacccattcaccatccatccatccacccatccatcatccatttatCCCATCTGTCACTtactatctatctacctacccaCCTCTTAcctaccatccatccatccacctatcaaTCTATCCACCTATCCACACTTTCCATCATGCATGTATCTgactgtctatcatctatctatctatcatctatctatctgtctatcaatTATCTATGCACCTCTCCATCTACTCAGTCTATCTAAATATACAAATGTCTACATtgtgcacacaaacacaccctATTAATTCTGTATCTCTGCAGAACCCCGACTGAAACCAGAGTCCATAAGCAGTCACtgtcctaacacacacacacacacacacacacacacacacacacacacacacgctctgtTCCTTTCTTCCATGTACCTCTCCATCTCACTCTCTGGGGAACACCCATGTTTCTGTGGGCAGAGGCACAGCGGTCAGGTACTCCCTGCCCGAGCTCAGAGGCCACCTTCTCTTGGTGACTTGCTGCTGCCCGCTGACACTGCCAGGCAAACACCGCGATGTCCCCATACCTCCCTCTGCCTTCCGCAGGAGCCCCAGGGCTGCACAGACGTCCAGCAGCCACTCGGTCCCGCGCTCAGAGGCCTCCGTCTTCCTGGCCACCTCCACGGCGCTCAGGGGGGCCTCGGCTTTCAACAGGTCGAACACCTTCATCTCGCAAGCCACAAACAGAGCCTGTGCAGGACACAAAGTTACAAACAGACACGGCACGCAACTTACCCAGCACCTTTCCTTCCCACACACTCCAAAGACGGAAGTCAAAACTGACAAGATCGTGGAAGTCATCAATAGAACTTTCTTCTCCAGAGAACAGACAGTATATCTAGGATCCCTCTGGTACAAGGTTTTCACAAGGTAAAAGCAAATCGCTGAACATCAAGCAGAGAAACTGTCCCATTGGGGAGAAAAAAGCAACGTGGTACGGTTATAAGCTGAATTGCGACGCCCACACCCCGATCCACAAGTTGAAGCCCtaaacccaggacctcagaatgtgaccgtATTTGGACACAGAGGTCCATTCCTGGGGGCAGTTATTCCCTAGACTGCTCACAACACAGctgattggatggatggatggatggatggatggatgatggatagttGATTGGttggatggattgatggatggatggatggatggataatggatggatgaatgggtggattgataatggatggatgaatagaaggatgaatggatgatggatgaatatATGGATGGGTGATGGTTAGATGGAAGGgaacatggatggatggatggatggatggatggatggatgatgatgggtgggtggatggatggatggatggatggtgaatgGACAGTTgattggttggatggatggatggataatgaatggatgaatgggtggattgatgatggatggatgaatagaaggatgaatggatgatggatgaatagatggatggatgatggatgggtagatggatgggtggataatggatgaatagatggatggatgatggatgagtggatggatgggtgaataaATGGATGGTTGGATAGATGGTTGCTTGGGTAGATGAATAGATTgatgatagatggatgaatggatgatggatgaatgggtaggtggatggatggatagatggataaatggatggttggatggatgatgaatagatgatggatgatgaatggatggatagaagGTTGGTTggttagatggatggatagatggatggatagatggataatgaatggatgaatgggtggatggatgatggatggatgaatagaaggatgaatggatgatgtataaatagatggatgggtgatggatggTTAGATGGAAGGGAacatggatggatgatggatgaatgggtagatggatggatggatagattatggatgggtggatggatggatggtggatggatggttggttggatggattgatggatggatggataatgaatggatgaatgggtggattgatgatggatggatgaatagaaggatgaatggatgatggatgaatagatggatgggtgatgaatgggtagatggatggatggatgatggatgggtagatagatgatggatgagtggatggatggatggatgaataaatggatggttGCATAGATGGTTGgttggatagatggatagatcgatgatagatggatgaatggatgatggatgaatgggtaggtggatggatggatagatggataaacGGATGGTTGGATGGGTGATGAAtagatgatggatgatggatggatggatggatggatggatgggaggagcaagggaggaaggaaaggaaggaagaacagaCAGACATAGCAGGCAGATGGACTGACTGATAGACATGGCAGACAGATGGCTGGTTAGGCAAACATTAGGTGGTGATCAGTGACAGGTAGATGATAAAAAGGAGGGAGCCTCCAGCCATGTGTCCTAGGTTATCCGGGCTCACAACCACTCCACCCTCTGCTGGTTCCAAAAACCCCTTTCTACGGTCTCAATCCACATAGTGACGGTGGATAATCTACAACAGGACTCCCAGCGGCTGAACCGTGTGGCCCACGAACGTTCTGCGCAGGTACAAACCCATATCGGGGAGTCAGTGCTTCTGTGGAAACAGGGTCTGTGCAGACGGGATGAAGGGAGGGGTCTGAGAGGAGTCACCCCTGGGTCAGGGGGGCCCTGCATGCTCCCAGTGACAGGGACCTTAGAAGAGAcggaggaggagacacagacacagaggagaagccacgTGGGGACGGAGGCAGAGACGGAAGGGAGGTGGCCACCAGCCCCCTGGAGACgcctggagccccaggagctgggagaggcaggagggacccTCCCGGGAGCCTCTGGAAGGAATGTCACTGAGAAGAGCTGCACCTCGGAGGTCTGGTCCCCAGAATGTAGAGAGGATGGCTGTTGAAGTCTTAAGTCTCCCCGCCCACCCGCCTTGGTGGTGAGTGGTCATTTGACAAGGCCGCCCCAGGACTGTCCCAGAGGGTACCTTGGAGGACTGGAAGCCGTCGATCAGCCGCAGAAGGTCAGCCAGGGGCGGGTCCTCCAGCGTCCTGTTCTGATCTGCGTCCCCCGCCTGTGCCCCGCCCTGTGCCAGGTTTGAGCCGCCGCCCTCCAGGGCGCTGAGATGTTCGAAGGTGTCCACATCAGGGACGGAGTCCTGCCTGACCCGCGGCGGGCAGTACAGTTGGGCCAGCGTCTTGCAGAAGTGGTTCAGCGGGAAGCCCACCACGTTGAGGAAGTCCCCGCGGACATACTCCACCAGCATGCCGCCCAGGGCCTGGATTCCGTAGCCGCCAGCCTTGTCCCTGGGCGGGGTCCAGACGGGGAGGGGTCAGACGAAAAAACGGGGggagtgcaggggacctgggttcgattcccggccagggcacataggagaagcgcccatctgcttctccacccctccccctctccttcctctctgtctctctcttcccctcctgcagccgaggctccattggagcaaagatggcccgggcgctggggatggctccttggcctctgcctcaggtgctagagtggctctggtcggggcagagcatcgccccctggtgggcagagcgtcgcccctggtgggcgtgccgggtggatcccggtcgggcgcatgcgggagtctgtctgactgcctctccccttttccagcttcagaaaaatgcaaaaaaaaaaaaaaaagggggggaaggagagaaggtgaACGAGCAGGGACGTCATCGTCCAGGACAAGTGCGTGAGTGCAGTCCAGCACGAGGTCGCCAACCCTCCAAACCAGGGCAGGAGGGATGCCTGGCGCCCATTCCAGCTTCAAGCCCACCTGCTGTCACCCCTCAGCCCTGACCTCGGGCCATCACAAGGCAAAGGTGGCCGCCACACGGGAACTCTGCCCTCTGACACCACACAGGGTGCATGGCCCTCTCTGAGGGTCACAGGAAGGACCATGGCTGCCCACCTGCTCCCCTGGCCCCTACTCACACGTCCCTCAGATGCTTCCTGAGGGGGGGGTACTGTACCCAGGTTCCTCCTGCTGCCTCCTCTGCTGAGACCCTTCTATGAGGAACGAGGGGCGTAGGGAGCCCCTTCCTTGCTCCCCGTCTGACAGAGCAGCCAGGGCTGATCCATGCTGGGCCCTTTTCCATCTtagccacccctcccccacccgagGTCCACGACAAGGAAATGACCCTTCCGGGCCCCTCCCTGAGGCTGGCGTCCTATGACACAGACAGATAGCAAGCCAGCCTGCTTCTCATCCCCGGAGCtgaagggagaggcaggagggacccTGTCCCGGGAGCCTCTGGAAGGAATGTCACTCAGGAAGAGCGCTGTGTCTCGGAGGTCGCTGGCATTTCACGACACAGACAGCAGCCCAGAGCACgagccgtggggggggggggacagtgaGTGACACAGTGGCAGGACCTGGGGCGGCGCTTCCCCGAGAGAGACTCACATGGGCTCCCCGCTGTCGATGTATTCCCACAGCAGCTCCTCGGAGAGCGGCGAGAACTTCACCAGGGTCTCCTCGTAGAAGTCTGTGACCTCCATGCTCAGCCGGCCGTCTGCAGGGACAGTGAGTGAGTGAGGACACGTGTCTGAACGGGGGCGTACAATTCAGATACGGATCACTGACAGGGAGCAGGTGGTTCGATGCTAGAcaaggggagaaaggggaagaaaaggagagaaaagatgcAGAAATCAGCCAGCGGGGAAGGCGCTGCCTCCTGCGGTGTCTGCCACGTGGACACACGCCACGCCGGGGCGCTCGGAGGTCAACTGCCGCCGTCCACGTCACGCTGACCTCCCCGGGTGGGatcggcggggggggggaggggggcgctgCTGTGGGAGCGAAGCCCGAGCTTGCCCCCTTGGGCCCTGGTCAACCGGGGGGTCCCCCGGGGTCCTGCCCTGACACtaagggggaagggggggacgGCCATGGTACCTGTGCTGCAGCACCGGATGATGGTGACGCCCGTGAACACGCTGTGCTCCTTCCCGTTCAACCTGTAAGACAGACCGTGCACCTGACGTTGTCTCAGGAGGTCGCCGAGAGAGACAcacgtcccccccaccccacccccagtaacaaagagacagactccccatgctAGGGCTCACTGTCTTCGGGGCCACCAGGTCCCCAAGGAAACCttctaagagagagagacaagaggcagGTGGATGCAGATATGGGGAACCATCGGTCTCTGAGGAGAAGGCACAGCTGTGAGCAGTCACTTacagcacagtggtccccaacctttttggggggGCCACAAACCagtttcatgtcagaaaatattttcacggaccggcctttagggtgggacgggtaaatggatcacgtgaccgagacaagcttcaagagtgagtcttagacggatggaacagagggaatctggtcatttttaaaaaaaaataaaacagcctgacctgtggtggtgcagtggataaagcgtcgacctggaaatgctgaggtcgccggttcaaaaccctgggcttgcctggtcaaggcacatatgggagttgatgcttccagctcctccctaccttctctctctgtctctctctccctttttctctcttctctaaaatgaataaataaaatttaaaaaaaaattaaaaaaataaaataaaacatcgttcagacttaaatatcaataaaacggaaataatgtaagttatttattctttgtctgcggaccggtaccaaatggcccggggggattggggaccactggcttacagGACTTAACGTCCAGGTCACTGAGGAGCACACAGCTCTAACCAGAGCAGCTGACCACGCAGGGAGGACCCAGCTGGGTCTCTTTGCTATCTGGGACCAGAGGGAAACACCAGCCTCCATTACTCAGCAGGGTGACCCAGGGCCTGCTCCCTGTCACCTGAGCACAAGCTCACAGGGTCCAGGCTGCTATGGGCAGAGCCAGTCAGAGGGAGGCAGCCACATGGTGGACACCATCTCAGAAGGATGAGGAGGGACCAGAGATGAAGGTCGTGGACACGTGGGCCCCAGCTCGAGCCACGTTGaggaagaggaacagatagggacagacagacaggaagggagagagatgagaagcatcaactcatagttgcggcatcttagttgtgaattgattgctttctcatgtgtgccttgacgagaggggtgggggctgcagcagagcaagtgaccccttgctcaagccagtgaccatggggttatgtctgcaaccccatgctcaaggtggcaaccccacactcaagccagatgagcccccctctcaagctggtgacctcaggtgtcagacctgggtcctcagcatcccaggttgacaatctatccactgtgccaccgtatGATCAGGTCCATTTGGGTGAAACTCACAGCGCTTCAGGTCAAGGGTGCCGGCTCCACCCTCTGATCCTACGCAGAGGGGGTGACCAGTGAGGCCACACAGCAGACCCTACGGGGACCCGTGACCTCTCTCCGCATCCCTGGCTCGATCTGAGGCGGAGTGGGTTCCCGGGAAGGCGGTCCGTGCGGCACCCACCTGGAGAGCATGGTGTACGCATCCTGCTTGTCCAGGGGTTTCTCCAGGATCAGACCCCCGATGGTCTGCAAGGGCAAGGAGAGAGGAGGGCGGGGCATGCCCCCTGCTAAAGCCAGGCTGGTACACCCTGCTCTGTCTACTTTGCACACCCCTCTTTTAAAATTCCAGGTGAGAGTCGCCGAAGATAGAATTCAGCATCTTAAAATAAccgcttcaggccctggccggttggctcagcggtagagcgtcggcctggcgtgcgggggacccgggttcgattcccggccagggcacacaggagaagcacccatctgcttctctacccctcaccctctccttcctctctgtctctctcttcccctcccgcagccgaggctccattggagcaaaagatggcccgggcgctggggatggctccttggcctctgccccaggcgctagagtggctctggtcgcaacagagcgacgccccggaggggcagagcatcgccccctggtgggcagagcgttgccccctggtgggcgtgccaggtggatcccggtcgggcgcatgcgggagtctgtctgactgtctctccccgtttccagcttcagaaaaatacaaaaaataaaataaaataaaatataaaataaaataaaattccaggtgAGAGTCGCCGAAGATAGAATCCAGCATCTTCAAATAACCCAGCTTCAGCGGCATTTAATATAATCACCATGGTGCACTGTGATCAGCTCTTGTTCCAGAACATTCTTCTCTCCCTCAAAGTAGATTGGTCACCCCCCAAGAGCAGTCGCGCCCCATTCTCTCCCCAACtcccagcccctgacaaccactaacCACCCTCTTTGTCAGTGAATTAGCCTGTTCTGCACACTTTACATGAATGGAATCACACCCTCTGTGACCTCGTGTGTCTGGCTTCTCACACTGAGCATCGTGTGTTCAAGGTCCACCCGGGTCGTAGCACGGTGGACCCCACTCTGTTTATCTACTCCTCTCTTAGCTACGTGGCCATGTCTGGCTGCCCACCTGCACCCCTGGCCCCCACACGTCCCTCAGAAGCTTCCTGGGGGGGTTG
Proteins encoded in this region:
- the ASMTL gene encoding probable bifunctional dTTP/UTP pyrophosphatase/methyltransferase protein isoform X2, with translation MYPVIRKLQRKRVVLASASPRRQEILSNAGLRFEVVPSRFKEKLDKASFPTPYAYAVETAKQKALEVASRMHQKDLRAPDIVIGADTIVTIGGLILEKPLDKQDAYTMLSRLNGKEHSVFTGVTIIRCCSTDGRLSMEVTDFYEETLVKFSPLSEELLWEYIDSGEPMDKAGGYGIQALGGMLVEYVRGDFLNVVGFPLNHFCKTLAQLYCPPRVRQDSVPDVDTFEHLSALEGGGSNLAQGGAQAGDADQNRTLEDPPLADLLRLIDGFQSSKALFVACEMKVFDLLKAEAPLSAVEVARKTEASERGTEWLLDVCAALGLLRKAEGGYSNTELADRYLLSKGEDSLHGLIMHHHRHTWHLYTHLEAPLRDGSMQSHWPAGHAGEDLCQDSLSRNQDSQLQFMRAVHSLSKVTARRVATAFDLSRFSSACDLGGCTGALAHVLAREYPGLTVTVMDLPEIIKDVMGFQPDGPQTDRVSFVPGDFFKDRLPEADLYILSRILQDWQEHKVHELLSRISARCKPGGGVLVVGPAPDRGRCAALPGLLTSPGTPLQDGGRERSPDEYRSLLQAHGFTEVRAVPAGSVLHVILATRAASMPGTETTSPEATG
- the ASMTL gene encoding probable bifunctional dTTP/UTP pyrophosphatase/methyltransferase protein isoform X1 yields the protein MYPVIRKLQRKRVVLASASPRRQEILSNAGLRFEVVPSRFKEKLDKASFPTPYAYAVETAKQKALEVASRMHQKDLRAPDIVIGADTIVTIGGLILEKPLDKQDAYTMLSRLNGKEHSVFTGVTIIRCCSTDGRLSMEVTDFYEETLVKFSPLSEELLWEYIDSGEPMDKAGGYGIQALGGMLVEYVRGDFLNVVGFPLNHFCKTLAQLYCPPRVRQDSVPDVDTFEHLSALEGGGSNLAQGGAQAGDADQNRTLEDPPLADLLRLIDGFQSSKALFVACEMKVFDLLKAEAPLSAVEVARKTEASERGTEWLLDVCAALGLLRKAEGGYSNTELADRYLLSKGEDSLHGLIMHHHRHTWHLYTHLEAPLRDGSMQSHWPAGHAGEDLCQVDSLSRNQDSQLQFMRAVHSLSKVTARRVATAFDLSRFSSACDLGGCTGALAHVLAREYPGLTVTVMDLPEIIKDVMGFQPDGPQTDRVSFVPGDFFKDRLPEADLYILSRILQDWQEHKVHELLSRISARCKPGGGVLVVGPAPDRGRCAALPGLLTSPGTPLQDGGRERSPDEYRSLLQAHGFTEVRAVPAGSVLHVILATRAASMPGTETTSPEATG